In Halorussus limi, a genomic segment contains:
- a CDS encoding DUF420 domain-containing protein, producing the protein MQRLVERHVPAVTGLLTVVSLALVFAAALRVVPAGALPRAPEAVLSAVPHVNAVISVVAFGVVGASWRAIRRGEVERHRKGMLAGVVLFAAFLVLYLYRVALLGPTHFDGPAVVEQFVYYPILGIHILLAVVCIPLLYYVLLLALTRPVSELSATNHPRVGRVAASLWLTSFALGVVVYLLLYLF; encoded by the coding sequence ATGCAGCGACTCGTCGAGCGTCACGTCCCGGCAGTGACCGGGCTACTGACCGTGGTCTCGCTCGCGCTGGTGTTCGCGGCCGCACTCCGCGTCGTGCCCGCGGGCGCGCTCCCCCGAGCGCCCGAAGCGGTACTCTCGGCCGTCCCGCACGTCAACGCCGTCATCAGCGTCGTCGCGTTCGGCGTCGTCGGAGCCTCGTGGCGCGCGATTCGACGCGGCGAGGTCGAGCGCCACCGGAAGGGGATGCTCGCGGGCGTCGTCCTCTTCGCGGCGTTTCTGGTACTCTACCTCTACCGCGTCGCGCTCCTCGGGCCGACTCACTTCGATGGGCCCGCAGTGGTCGAGCAGTTCGTCTACTATCCGATTCTGGGGATTCACATCCTGCTCGCTGTGGTCTGTATCCCGCTGCTCTACTACGTCCTCCTGCTCGCGCTGACTCGGCCCGTCTCGGAACTCTCGGCGACGAACCACCCGCGAGTGGGTCGGGTCGCGGCCTCGCTGTGGCTGACCTCGTTCGCGCTCGGCGTGGTCGTGTATCTCCTGCTCTACCTGTTTTAA
- a CDS encoding DUF1989 domain-containing protein: METHRIPAKSAGAFAVEADASFSVVTPEPRQVADLVAFVRGNPAEAFAQSYTRDLNGRLRISTGDALYTTAGRELLTITDDDCGVHDIMFGPCTEWMLTDRPTDEGYQNEPGGCRENLALALDAYGLDTAVPNTMNVFQRSTVTDQVHFDVRESPASAGDAVTFRAERDAVVAVSACSAKGVASGTTLTPIDVAVPDGTEVSLASVHDDRP, translated from the coding sequence GTGGAGACCCATCGCATCCCGGCGAAGAGCGCCGGCGCGTTCGCTGTCGAGGCCGACGCGTCGTTCTCGGTCGTCACCCCGGAGCCGAGACAGGTCGCCGACTTGGTCGCGTTCGTCCGCGGGAACCCCGCCGAAGCGTTCGCCCAGTCGTACACGCGAGACCTCAACGGTCGCCTCCGCATCTCGACCGGCGACGCCCTCTACACCACTGCTGGCCGCGAACTACTGACGATAACCGACGACGACTGTGGCGTCCACGACATCATGTTCGGCCCCTGCACCGAGTGGATGCTCACCGACCGGCCGACCGACGAGGGGTACCAGAACGAACCCGGCGGCTGTCGGGAGAACCTCGCGCTCGCGCTCGACGCGTACGGACTGGACACCGCCGTCCCGAACACCATGAACGTGTTCCAGCGCTCGACGGTCACCGACCAAGTCCACTTCGACGTGCGCGAGAGTCCGGCGTCGGCCGGCGACGCGGTGACGTTCCGGGCCGAGCGCGACGCCGTCGTCGCGGTGTCGGCCTGCTCGGCGAAGGGCGTCGCCAGCGGGACGACGCTGACGCCCATCGACGTGGCCGTGCCCGACGGGACCGAGGTCTCGCTCGCCTCCGTCCACGACGACCGTCCATGA
- a CDS encoding YqcI/YcgG family protein — protein sequence MKGPTTRTRIESAIGEGDLAAWKAERYLSFHETMTDEVAPFPCYFAVDAHCDGDLRYLFAPGPTTEAGESVVADGLAEYLDGARAIADVTALAVFFEPDDGNLSVADYRERVWDLLVSLRRNDPEPWPESIPTDPANPEWEFCYAGEPMFVVARAPAYDRRNSRHAPHGLELTVQPRWVFDGLGPDTEAGQRAREVIRQRLAEFDDVPRHPAIGDYGDPDVREWKQYVLPDDNDETVEEFPADDWAA from the coding sequence ATGAAGGGTCCTACCACTCGAACGCGAATCGAGTCCGCCATCGGCGAGGGCGACCTCGCGGCGTGGAAGGCCGAACGCTACCTGTCGTTCCACGAGACGATGACGGACGAGGTGGCCCCGTTCCCGTGTTACTTCGCGGTCGACGCCCACTGCGACGGCGACCTGCGGTACCTGTTCGCGCCCGGGCCGACGACCGAGGCGGGCGAGTCGGTCGTCGCCGACGGTCTCGCGGAGTACCTCGACGGAGCGCGCGCCATCGCAGACGTCACCGCGCTCGCGGTCTTCTTCGAGCCCGACGACGGGAACCTCTCGGTCGCCGACTACCGCGAGCGGGTCTGGGACCTGCTCGTGTCTCTCCGCCGGAACGACCCCGAACCGTGGCCCGAATCGATTCCGACCGACCCAGCGAACCCCGAGTGGGAGTTCTGTTACGCGGGGGAACCGATGTTCGTCGTCGCCCGAGCGCCGGCCTACGACCGGCGAAACAGTCGGCACGCGCCCCACGGACTCGAACTCACCGTCCAGCCCCGGTGGGTGTTCGACGGCCTCGGTCCCGACACGGAGGCCGGACAGCGCGCGCGGGAGGTCATCCGGCAGCGACTGGCCGAGTTCGACGACGTGCCCCGTCACCCGGCCATCGGGGACTACGGCGACCCGGACGTCAGGGAGTGGAAGCAGTACGTCCTCCCGGACGACAACGACGAGACGGTCGAGGAGTTCCCGGCGGACGACTGGGCCGCCTGA
- the purF gene encoding amidophosphoribosyltransferase has protein sequence MPNGRDAARSGSTENAQSGESAPSSPESTRPDLSGPTEKCGVVGVSLTERDAARPLYYSLYALQHRGQESAGIVTHDGFQQHDHVEMGLVGDAFEQDDVEALRGSAGIGHVRYPTAGSVDKSCAQPFTVSFRSGALGLSHNGNLVNAEDVRDELAAEGHAFTSDGDTEVIAHDLARNLLEADLVRAVKRTMGRIHGSYSLTIMHDDTVLGVRDPEGNRPLCIGELDDGYVLASESAAIDTLDGELVRDVRPGELVVLQPNGEGFDSYQLFERENTAHCFFEHVYFARPDSVIDDHLVYEVRRELGRKLWEESGIDSDVVMPVPDSGRAFASGYAEAAQEEGANVEFAEGLMKNRYVGRTFIMPTQDERERAVRLKLNPIKSTVEGKTVTIIDDSIVRGTTSTQLVALLRDCGAEEVHMRVGAPPIVAPCYMGIDMATREELIASDKSVEEIREAIEADSLAYLSNDAVADALDASRADLCMGCVTGEYPYDIDGEATDRDVSRPEVGTAANADD, from the coding sequence ATGCCAAACGGCCGGGACGCGGCCCGAAGCGGTTCGACCGAGAACGCCCAGTCGGGCGAGTCAGCGCCGTCCTCTCCGGAATCGACTCGCCCGGACCTGTCGGGTCCGACCGAGAAGTGCGGCGTCGTCGGCGTCTCGCTCACGGAACGGGACGCCGCGCGCCCTCTCTACTACTCGCTGTACGCGCTCCAGCACCGCGGACAGGAGTCGGCGGGCATCGTCACCCACGACGGGTTCCAACAGCACGACCACGTCGAGATGGGACTCGTCGGCGACGCCTTCGAACAGGACGACGTCGAGGCCCTGCGCGGGAGCGCGGGCATCGGCCACGTTCGCTACCCCACCGCGGGGAGCGTGGACAAGTCCTGCGCCCAACCGTTCACGGTCTCGTTCCGGAGCGGCGCCTTGGGACTGAGCCACAACGGCAACCTCGTCAACGCCGAGGACGTGCGCGACGAGTTGGCGGCCGAGGGCCACGCCTTCACCTCCGACGGCGACACCGAGGTCATCGCCCACGACTTGGCGCGCAACCTGCTGGAGGCCGACCTCGTTCGCGCGGTCAAGCGGACGATGGGCCGCATCCACGGGTCGTACTCTCTGACCATCATGCACGACGACACCGTGCTGGGCGTCCGGGACCCCGAGGGCAACCGCCCGCTCTGTATCGGCGAACTCGACGACGGCTACGTCCTCGCCAGCGAGTCGGCGGCCATCGACACCCTCGACGGCGAACTCGTCCGCGACGTTCGCCCCGGCGAACTCGTCGTCCTCCAACCGAACGGCGAGGGGTTCGACTCCTACCAACTGTTCGAGCGCGAGAACACCGCTCACTGCTTCTTCGAACACGTCTACTTCGCGCGCCCGGACAGCGTCATCGACGACCACCTCGTCTACGAGGTCCGCCGCGAGTTGGGCCGCAAGTTGTGGGAGGAGAGCGGCATCGACAGCGACGTGGTGATGCCGGTCCCCGACTCCGGGCGCGCGTTCGCCTCCGGGTACGCCGAGGCCGCACAGGAGGAGGGCGCGAACGTCGAGTTCGCCGAGGGACTGATGAAGAACCGGTACGTCGGCCGGACGTTCATCATGCCGACGCAGGACGAACGCGAGCGCGCGGTCCGCCTGAAACTCAACCCTATCAAGTCCACCGTCGAGGGCAAGACCGTGACCATCATCGACGACTCCATCGTCCGGGGGACCACCTCGACCCAACTCGTCGCCCTGCTCCGGGACTGCGGCGCGGAGGAGGTCCACATGCGCGTCGGCGCGCCGCCCATCGTCGCGCCCTGCTACATGGGAATCGACATGGCGACCCGCGAGGAACTCATCGCGTCGGACAAGTCGGTCGAGGAGATTCGGGAGGCAATCGAGGCCGATAGCCTCGCGTACCTCTCGAACGACGCGGTCGCCGACGCGCTAGACGCCTCGCGCGCCGACCTCTGCATGGGTTGTGTCACCGGGGAGTACCCCTACGACATCGACGGCGAGGCGACCGACCGCGACGTCTCGCGGCCCGAGGTCGGAACGGCCGCGAACGCCGACGACTGA
- a CDS encoding 50S ribosomal protein L37e, which translates to MTGAGTPSQGKKNTTTHTKCRRCGEKSYHTKKKECSSCGFGKSAKRRDYEWQSKSGE; encoded by the coding sequence ATGACTGGTGCAGGTACCCCGAGCCAAGGGAAGAAGAACACCACGACCCACACCAAGTGCCGTCGGTGTGGCGAGAAATCGTATCACACGAAAAAGAAGGAGTGTTCGAGTTGCGGCTTCGGCAAGTCCGCCAAGCGCCGCGACTACGAGTGGCAGAGCAAGTCCGGCGAGTAA
- a CDS encoding LSM domain-containing protein, with amino-acid sequence MSGRPLDVLEASLQEEVTVRLKGGEEYEGVLTGYDQHMNLVLEDTEEEDTTIIRGDNLVSINP; translated from the coding sequence ATGAGTGGACGACCGCTCGACGTGCTGGAAGCCTCCCTGCAAGAGGAGGTTACGGTGCGATTGAAAGGCGGCGAGGAGTACGAGGGCGTTCTCACCGGCTACGACCAGCACATGAACCTGGTGCTGGAAGACACCGAGGAGGAAGACACAACCATTATACGCGGCGATAACCTCGTTTCGATTAACCCATGA
- a CDS encoding AAA domain-containing protein has protein sequence MNVRGEVTEVGEVRTVSTQYGERDLAEVTVREDTGPRQVTLWGKWTESADLLEPGMELLVTDVEEGEYRGETTYSTGGDSYVVVEPSFLVDVTDVRSWVQCPRMYYLNKLSGIPLAYPVVKGTIVHEVFGDLLRGRDLDESIQERVGEAGLELGLLGRDRDEVAEEVRQNAAAIEGWLAQGALTEDTAEQSSASDATWSHNDDWRSEQTLISDRFGIKGRADALRRGMPVELKTGKNLKRDPRFQDKIQAACYALLLQEKGVPADTGTLLYTKNSALDRTEEDGDLSPAKEFSIGDGLLDFVVRTRNEIAAMEYDAVNSEASDRENPGVPTGYEADATCEYCFEQDTCMVVSGRLDQESKAGQIGNAIPEEERDYFERFYRLVEEERRATHAEYAKLWEQTAEERADDDRALVGLEPAGRRQLDGGRWELRAERAGDAVSKIREGDVVLASDGDPVNGHAELARVERLGRESGSDSDGSSGERSDPRDGNVVVTADEPVELRRLDVYPSELSADRMLTALHDHLLKGDERRKDVLFGRADPEFEDARETYIDNNEAQNDAVNLAVNAEDFALVHGPPGTGKTYTIARTIRALVERGNRVLLSAFTNRAVDNALEALRDQGFEDIVRVGTESGVREDMQDLRLEQAGDPGERVAELRDAGVVAATTATCGSRIMREQSFDVALVDEASQLTEPNTLAAVNLADRFVLVGDHQQLPPVVRTENDLSTSLFERLIETYPEAGVMLDRQYRMSQRIQAFASREFYDGELRPASGEVAAQRLADLPHLAETDLPDELRSNGGVSFVDPDGDADGNTNPAEAERVAEIVGDFLEAGADPAEIGVIAPFRAQVAEIGRRVPDAVTVDTVDRFQGSSKEVIVVSFVATGDLESPIFEDHRRVNVALTRAKKSLVLVGDEAALRTDDLYARMVEWAR, from the coding sequence GTGAACGTTCGGGGAGAAGTCACGGAAGTCGGTGAGGTTCGCACGGTCAGCACGCAGTACGGCGAACGTGACCTCGCGGAGGTCACTGTCCGCGAGGACACCGGTCCCCGACAGGTCACGCTGTGGGGGAAGTGGACCGAGAGCGCCGACCTCCTCGAACCGGGGATGGAACTGCTCGTGACCGACGTCGAGGAGGGCGAGTACCGCGGCGAGACGACCTACTCCACCGGCGGGGACTCGTACGTCGTCGTGGAACCGTCGTTCCTCGTGGACGTGACCGACGTCCGGTCGTGGGTCCAGTGCCCGCGGATGTACTATCTGAACAAGCTCTCGGGCATTCCCCTGGCGTACCCCGTCGTCAAGGGGACCATCGTCCACGAGGTGTTCGGCGACCTGCTTCGAGGTCGCGACCTCGACGAGTCCATCCAGGAGCGGGTCGGGGAGGCCGGACTCGAACTCGGGTTGCTCGGGCGCGACCGCGACGAGGTCGCCGAGGAGGTCCGCCAGAACGCCGCCGCAATCGAGGGTTGGCTGGCGCAAGGCGCACTCACGGAGGACACCGCTGAGCAAAGCTCAGCGAGCGATGCGACGTGGTCGCATAACGACGACTGGCGGAGCGAGCAGACGCTCATCAGTGACCGGTTCGGCATCAAGGGCCGGGCCGACGCGCTCCGGCGCGGGATGCCCGTCGAACTCAAGACCGGCAAGAACCTCAAGCGCGACCCCAGATTTCAGGACAAGATTCAGGCGGCCTGCTACGCGCTCCTGCTACAGGAGAAGGGCGTGCCCGCCGACACCGGCACGCTGCTCTACACGAAGAACTCCGCGCTCGACCGGACCGAGGAGGACGGCGACCTCTCGCCCGCCAAGGAGTTCTCCATCGGCGACGGCCTGCTGGACTTCGTCGTGCGCACGCGCAACGAAATTGCGGCGATGGAGTACGACGCGGTCAACTCCGAGGCGTCGGACCGAGAGAACCCCGGCGTCCCGACCGGCTACGAGGCCGACGCGACCTGCGAATACTGCTTCGAGCAGGACACCTGCATGGTGGTCTCGGGCCGACTCGACCAGGAGTCGAAGGCCGGCCAAATCGGCAACGCGATTCCCGAGGAGGAGCGCGACTACTTCGAGCGCTTCTACCGCCTCGTCGAGGAGGAGCGCCGGGCGACCCACGCCGAGTACGCCAAGCTCTGGGAGCAGACCGCCGAAGAACGCGCCGACGACGACCGGGCGCTCGTGGGTCTCGAACCCGCGGGTCGCCGCCAACTCGACGGCGGCCGGTGGGAGTTGCGCGCCGAGCGCGCGGGCGACGCGGTGTCGAAAATCCGGGAGGGCGACGTGGTGCTGGCCAGCGACGGCGACCCGGTGAACGGCCACGCCGAGTTGGCCCGCGTCGAGCGACTGGGCCGCGAGTCGGGGAGCGACTCGGACGGGTCGAGCGGGGAGCGAAGCGACCCGCGAGACGGAAACGTCGTCGTCACCGCCGACGAACCGGTGGAACTCCGGCGGCTCGACGTCTACCCCTCGGAACTCTCGGCCGACCGGATGCTCACGGCGCTCCACGACCACCTGCTCAAGGGCGACGAGCGCCGGAAAGACGTGCTGTTCGGCCGCGCCGACCCCGAGTTCGAGGACGCCCGCGAGACGTACATCGACAACAACGAGGCCCAGAACGACGCGGTGAACCTCGCGGTGAACGCCGAGGACTTCGCGCTGGTCCACGGTCCGCCGGGCACGGGCAAGACCTACACCATCGCGCGGACGATCCGGGCGTTGGTGGAGCGGGGGAACCGCGTCCTCCTCTCGGCGTTCACGAACCGCGCGGTGGACAACGCGCTCGAAGCGCTCCGGGACCAAGGCTTCGAGGATATCGTCCGCGTCGGCACCGAGAGCGGCGTCCGCGAGGACATGCAGGACCTCCGATTGGAGCAGGCGGGCGACCCCGGCGAGCGCGTCGCGGAGCTACGGGACGCCGGCGTCGTCGCGGCGACCACGGCGACCTGCGGGTCTCGAATCATGCGCGAGCAGTCGTTCGACGTGGCGCTGGTGGACGAGGCGTCCCAACTCACGGAACCCAACACGCTCGCGGCGGTCAACCTCGCCGACCGCTTCGTGCTGGTCGGCGACCACCAGCAACTCCCGCCGGTCGTCCGCACCGAGAACGACCTCTCGACCTCGCTGTTCGAGCGCCTCATCGAGACCTACCCCGAGGCCGGCGTGATGCTCGACCGCCAGTACCGGATGAGCCAGCGGATTCAGGCGTTCGCCTCTCGGGAGTTCTACGACGGCGAGTTGCGGCCCGCCAGCGGCGAGGTGGCCGCCCAGCGTCTCGCGGACCTGCCCCACCTCGCGGAGACCGACCTCCCCGACGAACTGCGGAGCAACGGCGGCGTCTCGTTCGTCGACCCCGACGGCGACGCCGACGGGAACACCAACCCCGCCGAGGCCGAACGCGTGGCCGAAATCGTCGGCGACTTCCTCGAGGCGGGCGCGGACCCTGCCGAAATCGGCGTCATCGCGCCCTTCCGCGCGCAGGTCGCGGAAATCGGTCGCAGAGTGCCCGACGCGGTGACGGTGGACACGGTGGACCGCTTTCAGGGGTCGAGCAAGGAGGTCATCGTGGTCTCGTTCGTCGCCACCGGGGACCTCGAGAGCCCCATCTTCGAGGACCACCGCCGGGTGAACGTGGCGCTGACGCGCGCGAAGAAATCGCTCGTGCTGGTCGGCGACGAGGCGGCCTTGCGGACCGACGACCTCTACGCGCGGATGGTCGAGTGGGCGCGGTGA
- a CDS encoding DUF7501 family protein — protein MSTTPTWNDPNDCPFCGSELRNPGAGFIDHIHENPDCEDGFETWRSNINDDICAGWSG, from the coding sequence ATGTCAACGACACCGACGTGGAACGACCCGAACGACTGCCCCTTCTGCGGCAGCGAACTCCGGAACCCCGGCGCGGGTTTCATCGACCACATTCACGAGAACCCGGACTGCGAGGACGGGTTCGAGACGTGGCGGAGCAACATCAACGACGACATCTGCGCTGGCTGGTCGGGATAA
- a CDS encoding Cdc6/Cdc18 family protein produces MATDDEADRDPLFRYDEPIFADEDLLRISHLPGPNRIVGRDEHMQKVAEALNPAIFGQEPTHLFIFGKTGTGKSLISRSVSKRVENEAQHENVNVKTAFIDCGEQTTEASVIKTIGRELNDPNETGIKVPQRGLGTGDYYDRLWQIIDTCSDVVIVILDEIDMLEDDEVLRKLSRAGENRRVTDSTIGIIGISNKIDFPDELNERVKSSFAHDELVFPPYDAHQLVDILQNRADAFRDGVLSDDAVPLTAALAAQEHGDARKAIDILRNAGRIATKQEDEEVTEEHVYAAKEKTEADRFAELIEGAPTQAKAILLALTLLTENKPRDQFPTQQIYRQYQTIASDLDMDPLSERRVQEILQEQDFLNVINSETKGRGRGRGVHTKHRLLEEPEIVKKVLNRDSRIADLGI; encoded by the coding sequence ATGGCTACCGACGACGAGGCGGACCGCGACCCGCTGTTCCGCTACGACGAGCCGATATTCGCCGACGAGGACCTGTTGCGTATCTCTCACCTCCCGGGTCCGAACCGCATCGTGGGACGCGACGAACACATGCAGAAGGTGGCCGAGGCCCTCAACCCCGCCATCTTCGGTCAGGAACCGACTCACCTCTTTATCTTCGGCAAGACCGGAACCGGAAAGTCGCTCATCTCCCGCAGCGTCTCCAAGCGCGTCGAGAACGAGGCCCAACACGAGAACGTGAACGTGAAGACCGCGTTCATCGACTGCGGCGAGCAGACCACCGAGGCGTCGGTCATCAAGACCATCGGGCGCGAACTCAACGACCCGAACGAGACCGGCATCAAGGTCCCCCAGCGGGGTCTCGGCACCGGCGACTACTACGACCGACTCTGGCAGATTATCGACACCTGTAGCGACGTGGTCATCGTCATCCTCGACGAAATCGACATGCTGGAGGACGACGAAGTTCTGCGGAAACTCTCTCGGGCGGGCGAGAACCGCCGCGTCACCGACTCGACCATCGGCATCATCGGCATCTCGAACAAGATAGACTTCCCGGACGAACTCAACGAGCGCGTCAAGTCGAGTTTCGCCCACGACGAACTGGTCTTCCCGCCGTACGACGCCCACCAACTCGTGGACATCCTCCAGAACCGCGCCGACGCCTTCCGCGACGGCGTCCTCTCGGACGACGCCGTTCCGCTGACCGCCGCGCTCGCGGCCCAAGAACACGGCGACGCCCGGAAGGCCATCGACATCCTGCGGAACGCGGGCCGAATCGCTACCAAGCAGGAGGACGAGGAGGTCACGGAGGAACACGTCTACGCCGCCAAGGAGAAGACCGAGGCCGACCGCTTCGCCGAACTCATCGAGGGCGCGCCGACGCAGGCGAAGGCCATCCTGCTCGCGCTGACCCTCCTGACCGAGAACAAGCCCCGCGACCAGTTCCCGACCCAGCAGATATACCGCCAGTACCAGACCATCGCGTCGGACCTCGACATGGACCCGCTCTCGGAGCGCCGCGTGCAGGAGATTCTACAGGAACAGGACTTCCTCAACGTCATCAACTCCGAGACGAAGGGTCGGGGTCGGGGACGGGGCGTCCACACCAAGCACCGACTCCTCGAGGAACCGGAAATCGTCAAGAAGGTCCTCAACCGGGACTCCAGAATCGCGGACCTCGGCATATAG
- a CDS encoding zinc-dependent metalloprotease, giving the protein MSLYRSVRAIADASGTGPIDWHAVAEAAKASTDPGSIEMSPSEQEGYATDVRDARARVREVSGAEFDVPDTIEVQNRHHWIDANIDTFRRVMEPIEEHGPDIMPGVARTINTGTMSLMLSVLGKNVLGQYDPLLLADGDEHALYFVRPNIERIARELDVNYDRFRRWIAFHEVTHAAEFGAAPWLSEHLETRMESGIDALAQGHLDREAFKELDAAMTAVEGYAELLMDGAFDDEYADLREKMEARRQGGDPLSRLVRRMLGLGLKRRQYERGKAFFEAVAARRGIEGATVVWDRPENLPTDAELDDPEQWLARVNP; this is encoded by the coding sequence GTGAGTCTCTACCGTAGCGTCCGGGCAATCGCCGACGCCTCCGGAACCGGCCCCATCGACTGGCACGCCGTCGCCGAGGCCGCGAAAGCGTCGACGGACCCCGGTTCGATCGAGATGTCGCCGAGCGAGCAGGAGGGATACGCGACCGACGTACGCGACGCTCGCGCCCGCGTCCGCGAGGTCTCCGGGGCCGAGTTCGACGTTCCGGACACCATCGAAGTGCAGAACCGCCACCACTGGATCGACGCCAACATCGACACCTTCCGGCGAGTGATGGAACCCATCGAGGAACACGGCCCGGACATCATGCCGGGGGTCGCTCGGACCATCAACACTGGGACGATGTCGCTGATGCTGTCGGTGCTGGGCAAGAACGTCCTCGGACAGTACGACCCGCTACTGCTCGCTGACGGCGACGAACACGCCCTCTACTTCGTCCGACCGAACATCGAGCGCATCGCCCGCGAACTCGACGTGAACTACGACCGGTTCCGGCGCTGGATAGCCTTCCACGAGGTGACCCACGCCGCGGAGTTCGGTGCGGCCCCATGGCTCTCCGAACACCTCGAAACCCGGATGGAGTCGGGTATCGACGCGCTGGCGCAGGGCCACCTCGACCGCGAGGCCTTCAAGGAACTGGACGCCGCGATGACTGCCGTCGAGGGGTACGCCGAACTCCTGATGGACGGCGCGTTCGACGACGAGTACGCCGACCTCCGCGAGAAGATGGAGGCCCGCAGACAGGGCGGCGACCCGCTCTCGCGACTCGTCCGGCGGATGCTCGGTCTGGGCCTGAAGCGCCGCCAGTACGAGCGCGGCAAGGCGTTCTTCGAGGCGGTCGCCGCCCGACGCGGCATCGAGGGCGCGACGGTCGTCTGGGACCGGCCGGAGAACCTGCCGACCGACGCGGAACTCGACGACCCCGAGCAGTGGCTCGCCCGCGTGAACCCCTGA
- a CDS encoding nuclear transport factor 2 family protein, which translates to MSATETVEEYYEALRRGEPLSPYFAEREDVVKFGISDRLVGHEAVAEGLRDQTRTTEDWLVESRNPRMVTPESSADSAGGSSVGESTTGESVAWFTDDVGLSWADDAGSRRSFDTRWSGVLEREDGEEETGERDDRRWQFVQMHVSAPREL; encoded by the coding sequence ATGAGCGCGACCGAAACCGTCGAAGAGTACTACGAGGCGCTTCGGCGCGGCGAACCCCTCTCGCCCTACTTCGCCGAGCGCGAGGACGTGGTGAAGTTCGGCATCAGCGACCGTCTCGTCGGCCACGAGGCGGTCGCCGAGGGACTGCGCGACCAGACCCGGACCACCGAGGACTGGCTGGTCGAGAGTCGGAACCCCCGAATGGTTACACCCGAGTCGTCGGCGGATTCTGCGGGCGGGTCTTCGGTAGGCGAATCGACGACAGGCGAGTCGGTAGCGTGGTTTACCGACGACGTCGGACTGTCGTGGGCCGACGATGCCGGGTCTCGGCGGTCGTTCGACACGCGTTGGAGCGGCGTTCTCGAACGCGAGGATGGTGAGGAGGAAACCGGCGAGAGAGACGACCGACGCTGGCAGTTCGTCCAGATGCACGTCAGCGCGCCTCGCGAACTCTGA
- a CDS encoding cob(I)yrinic acid a,c-diamide adenosyltransferase — protein sequence MKIYTGRGDEGQTDLRDMSRVSKASPRIEAYGTVDEVNALVGRVRPTGHDDVDDQLREIQNHLHVVQADFANPDPDEDDPEVLEEHVEQLEEWIDAYDDELAPLQSFILPGGGDSGARLHHARTVCRRAERRAVALEVEEDVNDTAVTYLNRLSDALFVLGRIVNQREDVSEESPTY from the coding sequence ATGAAAATCTACACCGGTCGCGGTGACGAGGGCCAGACCGACCTCCGGGACATGTCGCGGGTCTCGAAGGCCAGCCCCCGAATCGAGGCCTACGGCACGGTGGACGAGGTGAACGCGCTCGTCGGGCGCGTCCGGCCGACGGGTCACGACGACGTGGACGACCAGTTGCGGGAGATTCAGAACCACCTCCACGTCGTGCAGGCGGACTTCGCCAACCCCGACCCGGACGAGGACGACCCGGAAGTCCTCGAGGAACACGTCGAGCAGTTGGAGGAGTGGATAGACGCCTACGACGACGAACTCGCGCCCCTCCAGTCGTTCATCCTGCCCGGCGGCGGCGACTCGGGTGCGCGACTCCACCACGCCCGGACGGTCTGTCGCCGCGCCGAGCGCCGCGCCGTCGCGCTCGAAGTCGAGGAGGACGTCAACGACACCGCGGTCACCTACCTCAATCGACTCTCGGACGCGCTCTTCGTCCTCGGCCGTATCGTCAACCAACGCGAGGACGTGTCCGAGGAGTCGCCGACCTACTGA
- a CDS encoding glutaredoxin family protein yields the protein MSVILYALDGCPYCEKVHDALDDHGVEYETEWVEALHSERDEVKRISGQRGVPVLVDEERGVTMAESDKIVEYVETSLA from the coding sequence ATGTCCGTAATCCTGTACGCGCTCGACGGGTGTCCGTACTGCGAGAAAGTCCACGACGCGCTCGACGACCACGGCGTCGAGTACGAGACCGAATGGGTCGAGGCGCTCCACTCCGAGCGCGACGAGGTCAAACGTATCAGCGGTCAGCGCGGCGTTCCAGTCCTCGTAGACGAGGAGCGAGGCGTGACGATGGCCGAGAGCGACAAGATAGTGGAGTACGTCGAAACCTCGTTGGCCTGA
- a CDS encoding DUF7838 family putative zinc beta-ribbon protein — protein sequence MAQELDHDCPQCGTERTFYRTASTNLHLGEKTKWGCPECDFRFVRIDGDIDSAEA from the coding sequence ATGGCTCAGGAACTCGACCACGACTGTCCCCAGTGTGGCACCGAGCGGACGTTCTATCGCACCGCCAGCACCAACCTCCACCTCGGCGAGAAGACCAAGTGGGGCTGTCCGGAGTGTGACTTCCGGTTCGTCCGCATCGACGGCGACATCGACTCGGCCGAGGCTTAA